Proteins encoded in a region of the Leptotrichia sp. OH3620_COT-345 genome:
- a CDS encoding DNA-3-methyladenine glycosylase, translating to MKVNKEKNIFKDFFKQDTVTLAKSLLGKLLIVKSGENILSGYITETEAYLGIIDKACHSYKGKRTPKVEALYGKGGTVYIYTMHTHKMLNIVACEKGNPQAVLIRGIEPLDGLGIMETNRGKTGILVSNGPGKLTKAVGINDKFNMSEITVINRNENVQKINENILYIDFEMSKEPKKIMKSPRIGIPDKGIWTRKFLRFYVNGNKYVSGMKKGDFSEKCWKEKNYKIKFKKS from the coding sequence ATGAAAGTAAATAAAGAAAAAAACATATTTAAGGATTTTTTTAAGCAAGATACTGTAACATTGGCAAAAAGTTTACTTGGAAAGCTTTTGATAGTAAAAAGTGGTGAAAATATTCTGTCTGGCTATATTACTGAAACGGAAGCATATCTTGGAATTATTGATAAAGCCTGTCACAGTTATAAAGGAAAAAGGACACCTAAAGTGGAAGCATTGTATGGAAAAGGAGGAACGGTGTACATTTATACAATGCACACTCATAAAATGCTTAATATCGTCGCATGTGAAAAAGGAAACCCTCAGGCAGTTCTTATTAGAGGAATAGAACCTTTAGACGGACTGGGTATAATGGAAACAAATAGAGGGAAAACAGGTATTCTTGTAAGTAACGGTCCGGGAAAGCTTACAAAAGCTGTAGGAATAAATGATAAATTCAATATGTCGGAAATAACGGTTATAAATAGAAATGAAAATGTACAGAAAATAAATGAAAATATATTATATATTGATTTTGAAATGAGTAAGGAACCTAAAAAAATAATGAAATCTCCTAGAATAGGAATACCTGATAAAGGAATATGGACTCGGAAATTTTTGCGTTTTTACGTTAATGGAAATAAATATGTTTCAGGAATGAAAAAAGGGGATTTTAGTGAAAAATGTTGGAAAGAAAAAAATTATAAAATAAAATTTAAAAAATCATAG
- a CDS encoding S66 peptidase family protein: protein MHKPKILKKGDKIAVVSLSKGVLGENFCKHQQLLGTERLKKMGFRVIFMPNSLKGIEYIEKHPEKRAEDLKAAFKDDNIKGIICAIGGIDGYKIFPYLMKDQEFISLVKEKPKIFTGFSDTTVHHLMFHRLGMQSFYGPTFLTDIAELDNNLLPYTEKYWNIYLGNPLNKIISSDIWYEERTDFSEKSLGIPRISHKESRGFELLQGKETFSGKLLGGCLESLYNIISGDRFNEQKEICEKYKIFPSKEEWKGKILFIETAEGKPLPEEYEKMLETLKEKEIFNVINGIIVGKPQDEVYYDEYKKILCKVINNTELPILYNVNFGHAYPRCILPYGLNIDYNHSEKKILFKEPLFQ from the coding sequence ATGCACAAACCTAAAATATTGAAAAAAGGAGATAAAATTGCTGTTGTTAGCTTATCAAAAGGAGTTCTTGGAGAAAATTTCTGCAAACACCAGCAATTACTTGGAACTGAAAGATTGAAAAAAATGGGATTTAGAGTTATTTTTATGCCTAATTCTCTGAAAGGAATCGAATATATAGAAAAACATCCTGAAAAAAGAGCTGAAGATTTAAAAGCGGCCTTTAAAGATGATAATATAAAAGGAATTATCTGTGCCATAGGAGGCATTGACGGGTATAAGATTTTTCCTTATCTTATGAAAGATCAAGAATTTATCAGTTTAGTAAAAGAAAAACCTAAAATATTTACAGGCTTTTCAGATACTACAGTTCATCACTTGATGTTTCATCGTTTAGGAATGCAAAGTTTTTACGGACCAACTTTTCTGACTGACATAGCCGAGCTTGATAACAACCTTTTACCTTATACTGAAAAATACTGGAATATCTATTTGGGAAACCCTTTAAATAAAATTATTTCGAGTGATATATGGTATGAAGAAAGAACCGACTTTTCTGAAAAATCTCTGGGAATACCGAGAATATCACATAAAGAATCTCGAGGCTTTGAACTTCTTCAAGGAAAAGAAACCTTCAGTGGAAAATTACTCGGAGGTTGTTTGGAATCTCTTTACAATATCATATCAGGAGACAGATTTAACGAACAGAAAGAAATTTGTGAAAAATACAAAATTTTTCCTTCTAAAGAAGAATGGAAAGGAAAAATACTGTTTATAGAAACTGCCGAAGGAAAACCCTTACCTGAAGAATATGAAAAAATGCTTGAAACGCTTAAGGAAAAAGAAATTTTTAATGTAATAAACGGAATAATAGTGGGAAAACCCCAAGATGAAGTCTACTATGATGAGTATAAAAAAATTTTATGTAAAGTTATTAATAATACTGAACTTCCTATTCTTTATAATGTTAATTTCGGTCACGCTTATCCCCGTTGTATTTTGCCCTACGGGCTTAATATTGATTACAATCATTCAGAAAAAAAGATTCTATTTAAAGAACCTTTGTTTCAGTAA